One Lucilia cuprina isolate Lc7/37 chromosome 4, ASM2204524v1, whole genome shotgun sequence DNA segment encodes these proteins:
- the LOC111682438 gene encoding ficolin-1-like yields the protein MLQKDSPIFDIRYDVLPVECKNQTIPKSCAEATSCTHRSGIYQIQLKNYSNDQFLVECDVKTQGGDWLLIQRRQDGSVDFFRNWAEYQRGFGKIDGEFFIGLDKLHALTNNNGPQELLIVLEDKNETRHAKYSHFVVGNESEFYALQHLGVYSGDAGDSLNFHLGYKFSTKDQDNDNRDELNCAEFYTGAWWYNNCHQSNLNGKFGDTTHAKGITWYTFRQFNVSVEHVKMMIRRRTF from the exons ATGTTACAAAAAG ATTCACCGATCTTTGATATTCGTTATGATGTTCTACCCGTCGAGTG TAAAAACCAGACCATTCCAAAAAGTTGTGCCGAAGCCACATCCTGTACTCATCGCAGTGGAATCTATCAAATTCAACTGAAAAACTACAGTAATGATCAATTTTTAGTCGAGTGTGATGTAAAAACTCAAGGAGGTGATTGGTTATTAATACAAAGACGCCAAGATGGCTCTGTAGATTTCTTTCGCAATTGGGCAGAATATCAAAGGGGTTTTGGTAAAATCGATGGAGAATTCTTTATCGGTCTAGACAAGTTACATGCTCTAACTAACAACAATGGACCACAAGAGTTACTGATCGTGTTAGAGGATAAAAACGAAACAAGACACGCAAAATACAGTCACTTTGTCGTTGGCAATGAAAGTGAATTTTATGCCTTGCAACACTTGGGTGTCTATTCAGGGGATGCAGGGGATTCTTTAAATTTCCATTTAGGTTACAAATTCTCAACGAAAGATCAGGATAATGATAATCGTGATGAATTGAATTGTGCTGAATTCTATACTGGAGCTTGGTGGTATAATAATTGTCATCAAAG TAATCTTAATGGCAAATTTGGCGATACTACTCATGCTAAAGGCATAACATGGTACACATTTCGTCAATTTAATGTTTCGGTTGAGCATGTAAAGATGATGATCAGGAGGCGtacattttaa
- the LOC124419500 gene encoding ficolin-1-like — protein MNLNILVWFLVILYYTVGEKSDENFPAITYVDEIVVLKKMFASLQDIKKSINIWDSRYNELFELKAIKEKDLPVFDIRFDNIPLKCQNQSMPKNCAEATSCTQRSGIYKIKLEKFSKDPFLVECDVKTDGGDWILIQRRQDGSVDFFRNWPEYQRGFGKIDGEFFIGLDKLHALTNYNGPQELLIILEDQNELRHAKYSHFVIGSESEFYALQHLGVYTGNAGDSLRYHLKSKFSTKDNDNDNHESSNCATDYTGAWWYNKCHHSNLNGKYGDKTHAKGITWQTFRNYNVSVEYVKMMIRRRTF, from the exons atgaatttaaatattttagtttggtTTTTGGTGATTTTATATTATACAGTTGGTGAAAAAAGCGATgaa AATTTCCCGGCTATAACCTATGTTGATGAGATTGTggttcttaaaaaaatgtttgccagcttacaagatattaaaaaatcaattaatatatGGGACTCCAG ATATAACGAGCTTTTTGAACTTAAGGCAATAAAGGAAAAAG ATTTACCAGTTTTTGATATACGTTTCGATAATATACCCCTTAAATG TCAAAATCAATCTATGCCGAAAAATTGTGCTGAAGCCACATCCTGTACACAACGTAGtggaatttataaaataaaattagaaaaatttagcAAAGATCCATTTCTGGTCGAGTGTGATGTTAAAACTGATGGTGGTGATTGGATTTTAATACAAAGACGTCAAGATGGTTCGGTTGATTTCTTTCGTAACTGGCCAGAATATCAAAGGGGTTTCGGTAAAATCGATGGAGAATTCTTTATTGGCCTCGACAAGTTGCATGCTCTAACTAACTATAATGGACCTCAAGAGTTACTGATCATCTTAGAGGATCAAAATGAATTAAGACATGCCAAATACAGCCACTTTGTCATTGGTAGCGAAAGTGAATTTTACGCTCTCCAACACTTGGGTGTTTATACTGGGAATGCAGGCGATTCGTTACGTTATCATTTGAAAAGTAAATTCTCAACAAAAGATAACGATAATGACAATCATGAATCGTCAAATTGTGCTACAGATTATACAGGTGCATGGTGGTATAATAAATGTCATCATAG CAATCTTAATGGCAAATATGGCGACAAAACACATGCCAAAGGCATAACATGGCAAACATTTCGTAATTACAATGTCTCTGTGGAATATGTGAAAATGATGATCAGACGTAGAACGTTTTAA